In Chryseobacterium gleum, a single genomic region encodes these proteins:
- a CDS encoding glycosyltransferase family 4 protein, whose protein sequence is MSEHFDVIGVSSPGKELEEVKNDEGIEIRAIDMSRKITPIKDIKSLWNTYKLLKKEKPQIVHTHTPKAGIVGMLAARMAGVPHRLHTVAGLPLMEVKGVKRQVLDFVEKLTYASATKIYPNSKGLSDYIIQHKYTDKYKLRVIGNGSSNGIDTSFFSPLQVSEDQKMLLKKELKIEDSDFVFVFVGRLVGDKGINELIKAFSAFNKNENEQHSKLLLVGPLEQDLDPLSPDTLKEIETNRDIISVGFQKDVRPYFAISDALVFPSYREGFPNVVMQAGAMELPSIVSDINGCNEIIIENQNGVIIPVKDSERLQKEMEKMISDRDYYEALKKNARPMIEDRFEQSVIWNAILTEYNKLIKEREYRV, encoded by the coding sequence ATGTCAGAACACTTTGATGTAATAGGTGTTTCATCACCTGGTAAGGAACTGGAAGAGGTTAAAAATGATGAAGGAATAGAGATAAGAGCAATTGATATGTCCCGCAAGATTACTCCCATTAAAGATATAAAATCTCTATGGAATACCTATAAGCTTTTAAAAAAAGAAAAACCACAGATTGTTCATACCCATACACCTAAAGCTGGTATTGTTGGGATGCTGGCTGCGAGAATGGCAGGGGTTCCTCATAGATTGCATACTGTAGCGGGTTTACCACTGATGGAAGTAAAAGGTGTAAAACGCCAGGTACTGGACTTTGTTGAAAAATTAACATATGCTTCTGCCACTAAAATATATCCAAACTCAAAAGGGTTGTCTGATTATATCATTCAACACAAATATACAGATAAGTATAAGCTGAGAGTAATTGGAAATGGCTCCTCAAACGGAATTGATACTTCATTCTTTTCCCCTCTACAAGTTTCAGAAGATCAGAAGATGCTACTGAAAAAAGAATTAAAAATAGAAGACTCGGATTTTGTTTTTGTCTTTGTAGGACGTTTGGTAGGAGATAAGGGAATTAATGAACTGATAAAAGCTTTTTCAGCTTTCAATAAAAACGAAAACGAGCAGCATTCAAAATTATTACTGGTAGGTCCATTGGAACAGGACTTGGATCCATTATCTCCGGATACATTAAAAGAAATTGAAACTAACCGGGATATCATCTCTGTAGGATTTCAAAAAGATGTGCGCCCTTATTTTGCGATTTCCGATGCATTGGTCTTTCCTAGTTATCGCGAAGGATTCCCTAATGTAGTCATGCAGGCCGGAGCAATGGAATTGCCCAGTATTGTTTCTGATATCAACGGATGCAATGAAATTATTATAGAAAACCAGAATGGAGTAATTATTCCGGTAAAAGATAGTGAAAGGCTTCAAAAAGAAATGGAAAAAATGATCTCGGACAGAGATTATTATGAAGCATTAAAAAAGAATGCCCGCCCGATGATTGAAGATAGGTTTGAGCAATCTGTGATCTGGAATGCTATATTAACTGAATACAACAAATTGATTAAAGAAAGAGAATATCGTGTATAA
- a CDS encoding sugar transferase yields MYKFFLKRLFDFLIALIALIILAPVFIIVMVLLYFANQGKPFFVQARPGLNEKIFNIIKFKTMNDKKDTNGNYLPDAERLTPVGSFIRKTSLDELPQLINVLKGDMAIIGPRPLLPQYLSLYNETQRRRHTVRPGITGWAQVNGRNAISWTKKFELDVWYVDNLSLAVDCKVILLTIKKVIIREGINQVDQATVEAFKGNN; encoded by the coding sequence GTGTATAAGTTTTTTTTAAAACGACTTTTTGATTTTTTGATAGCGTTAATAGCGCTTATTATACTGGCCCCCGTATTTATAATTGTAATGGTCTTATTGTACTTTGCCAATCAGGGTAAACCGTTTTTTGTTCAGGCAAGACCGGGATTAAACGAGAAGATATTCAATATCATTAAGTTTAAGACTATGAATGATAAAAAAGACACAAATGGGAATTATTTGCCGGATGCGGAACGTTTAACGCCTGTGGGAAGTTTCATACGGAAAACTTCCCTGGATGAGCTTCCGCAATTGATTAATGTATTGAAAGGAGATATGGCGATTATAGGACCACGCCCTTTGTTGCCACAATATCTGTCTTTATATAACGAAACTCAGAGACGCAGGCATACGGTACGTCCCGGGATTACAGGTTGGGCACAGGTGAACGGAAGAAATGCAATTTCGTGGACAAAGAAATTTGAGCTGGACGTATGGTACGTAGATAATCTGTCTTTGGCGGTAGATTGTAAGGTAATCCTTCTTACTATAAAAAAAGTCATAATAAGAGAAGGAATAAACCAGGTAGATCAAGCTACAGTAGAAGCTTTTAAAGGAAATAATTAA
- a CDS encoding acetyltransferase: MYLYGASGHGKVVAEVAEESGYNIEAFIDENLMKEKVLNYPVLNEIPPHDIDVVISIGNNKVRKRIVEQGELFNYVTLFHPKAIVSKRVKIGEGTIVMPGATINALVRIGKHCIINTNASIDHDCTLEDFVHISPNAALGGNVYVGEGTHIGIGASVIQGITIGKWCTIGAGAVIISDIPDGCTVVGNPGKIIKSRSLKI, translated from the coding sequence ATGTATTTATACGGAGCAAGTGGTCATGGTAAGGTTGTGGCTGAAGTGGCTGAAGAGAGCGGTTATAATATTGAGGCTTTTATTGATGAAAATTTAATGAAAGAGAAAGTATTAAACTATCCTGTTCTTAACGAAATTCCGCCACATGACATTGATGTCGTTATTTCTATAGGAAACAATAAGGTTCGGAAAAGAATAGTTGAGCAGGGAGAGCTGTTCAATTATGTTACGCTTTTTCATCCTAAAGCAATTGTATCCAAAAGAGTAAAGATAGGGGAAGGAACTATTGTGATGCCAGGTGCTACTATTAATGCATTAGTAAGAATAGGAAAACACTGTATCATTAATACAAATGCTTCAATTGATCATGATTGTACCCTTGAAGATTTTGTACACATATCTCCAAATGCGGCATTGGGAGGTAATGTATATGTAGGGGAAGGAACCCACATAGGAATCGGAGCAAGTGTAATACAGGGAATTACAATCGGGAAATGGTGCACTATTGGTGCCGGTGCAGTTATTATCAGTGATATACCGGATGGTTGTACTGTTGTAGGCAATCCAGGGAAAATAATAAAAAGTAGAAGTTTAAAAATTTAG
- a CDS encoding phosphatidylinositol-specific phospholipase C domain-containing protein, with the protein MKKYIYGAALCMTALIQAQDKCQNVRINQLQILGTHNSYAQPADPRVLELVTPIIKGMMQKYSSMMSEEQKAKFKEYHPYGMDLKEGLNYNHPDFTEQLNANLRGLEIDVYYDPEGNRFSHPATYEILKAKEVNDLAPLNTKGLDQPGFKVLHMADIDFRTHYPTLKDALIALKTWSDQHPGHTPVFMMIEAKDSGFPILENSTKVLPFDKKAYDELDEEIVKYLGEDKIITPKEVQGNFKTLKEAVTHNNWPKLNDSKGKFIFMLLPGSAGTLSSKNNPYLIDGSLKERIMFLNSEPDDSFAGFILRDNAIVRQKEIQALVKQGYMVRTRSDIETYEAKTNDFTRSKAAFSSGAQVISTDFFRAGNTYGTPYFVQPPQGKDYFNNPLNSSCR; encoded by the coding sequence ATGAAAAAGTATATATATGGAGCTGCATTGTGTATGACAGCACTTATACAGGCACAGGATAAATGCCAGAATGTAAGAATCAACCAGCTGCAGATTTTAGGAACGCATAATTCATATGCCCAGCCAGCCGATCCCAGAGTACTGGAACTGGTGACTCCAATTATCAAAGGGATGATGCAGAAATACAGCAGTATGATGTCTGAGGAACAAAAGGCCAAGTTTAAAGAATATCATCCCTACGGAATGGATTTGAAAGAAGGGCTAAATTATAATCATCCCGATTTCACAGAGCAGCTCAATGCCAATCTGAGAGGTTTGGAAATAGATGTTTATTATGATCCGGAAGGTAACAGATTCAGCCATCCTGCAACCTATGAGATTTTAAAAGCTAAAGAAGTAAATGATCTGGCCCCATTGAATACCAAAGGCCTTGATCAGCCTGGATTCAAAGTACTGCATATGGCAGATATAGACTTCAGGACACACTACCCTACTTTAAAAGATGCCCTTATTGCTCTTAAAACATGGTCTGACCAGCATCCGGGACACACACCCGTTTTTATGATGATTGAAGCCAAAGACTCCGGTTTCCCAATTCTTGAAAACAGTACAAAAGTTCTTCCATTTGATAAAAAAGCTTATGATGAACTGGATGAAGAGATTGTAAAATATCTGGGAGAGGATAAGATTATCACTCCAAAGGAAGTGCAGGGTAATTTCAAAACACTGAAAGAAGCTGTTACCCACAACAACTGGCCAAAGCTTAATGACAGTAAGGGAAAATTCATTTTTATGCTACTTCCCGGAAGCGCCGGAACCCTTTCTTCCAAAAATAATCCTTATCTGATTGATGGCTCATTAAAGGAAAGAATTATGTTCCTTAACAGTGAACCGGATGATTCTTTTGCAGGGTTCATATTAAGAGATAATGCTATTGTGAGACAAAAAGAAATACAGGCTTTGGTAAAGCAAGGTTATATGGTAAGAACAAGATCCGATATTGAAACCTACGAAGCTAAAACTAATGATTTCACAAGGTCCAAAGCAGCTTTCAGCAGTGGAGCTCAAGTCATTTCCACCGATTTTTTCCGAGCGGGCAATACCTATGGTACCCCTTATTTTGTACAACCTCCTCAGGGAAAAGATTATTTTAATAATCCTTTAAATTCTTCCTGCAGATAA
- a CDS encoding TonB-dependent receptor, producing the protein MSRERFFLTKAAFFLLGPLAFTQTTVHGTVVDSQGNLPNALVYIENSGQKVTSDTDGSFVLNNVYDGSYKLVIEYKGYDSVYIPFTVTDKKEVNLGLIKFGAKFKENNLQEVVVTSVYKASQARAITMKKNSNTITEVLSADAIGKLPDRNAADAVQRMQGVSIERDMGEGRFVAVRGTPIQWTASTLNGNRMPSASGDNANRGVQMDIFPSELIQNVRLSKALTPDLDGDAIGGNVDFITKTSPNKETLAISMASGYVNMSKSPTYNTSIVYGNKITDKLKFITSAVIWERSTAIDQMRNIYNYGLKDKTASYSINQFQLRDYLANRRTLGFNLGLDYEIDSRNKLYAKGLYSQYKDGQSVRETYFNFDSKNVLLQARHADYLTDLYSMQLGGNHQVGQRMQVDWSLSKARSEFKFNSPDNLDPYERGYPMVNFIQPMTYGNLSADGRKYMAMDAPDGIGDTGKYTLPYNQQAVSADKLRLNQIILSQNRNSETDLRGQVDIKYKITNNFELKFGTKYNNKNKIVNSSLLVWMPKSSLGIPGAPVTYLNQLERENFPYKGGFMNPLGNPYNAVIIDQITNGQIDQMYNPATQNSLGLMQVSSKESNSNITSSYKGTENVWAAYLMGTWKISDQIQVLGGFRNEYNDVTFWGKKVVSDKNNKTEDIKDTKTYNVVLPMVNMKWNISSDRILRVAYTRSFARPDFNDLNPGTIVNDITNTITQGNTKLDPTFSNNFDLMFENYFGKLDLITAGVFYKDITNLIYKDQSVVDLAGRTYTFTAPKNLEGAKLFGFEFGISKRFENLPGFLKNIGFEGNYTYISSKMNMPVYENGQQTGTMTTTIPNQAKHIFNTILFYETSKLMIRIAGNYKGNYVSEIRAAAGADHYQYFDKNFTVDLSTSYSLTKKVRLFIELNNIFNEPNRYYMGTKDRVENISYSGIRGQLGFNFNF; encoded by the coding sequence ATGTCACGAGAAAGATTTTTTTTAACAAAAGCAGCATTTTTTCTTCTTGGGCCTTTGGCCTTTACACAAACTACCGTCCACGGGACAGTAGTAGACAGCCAGGGAAATCTTCCCAATGCCCTGGTTTATATTGAAAACAGCGGACAGAAGGTTACTTCCGATACTGATGGTTCCTTTGTTCTTAATAATGTTTATGACGGCAGTTATAAGCTTGTTATAGAATATAAAGGGTATGACAGTGTTTATATTCCTTTCACCGTAACGGATAAAAAGGAAGTGAACCTCGGATTGATTAAATTCGGAGCTAAATTTAAAGAAAACAACCTTCAGGAGGTAGTTGTCACCAGTGTATACAAAGCATCACAGGCCAGGGCGATTACCATGAAAAAAAATTCCAACACCATTACAGAAGTACTTTCTGCCGATGCCATAGGGAAACTGCCAGACCGTAATGCTGCGGATGCTGTACAGCGGATGCAGGGAGTATCTATTGAAAGAGATATGGGTGAAGGACGCTTTGTAGCAGTAAGGGGTACACCTATACAATGGACTGCTTCTACCCTGAATGGAAACAGAATGCCAAGTGCCAGCGGTGATAATGCCAATCGCGGTGTTCAGATGGATATCTTTCCTTCGGAACTTATTCAGAATGTACGTCTGTCTAAGGCTCTTACTCCGGACCTTGACGGCGATGCCATTGGCGGAAATGTGGATTTTATCACGAAAACCTCACCCAACAAAGAAACCCTTGCCATCAGTATGGCCTCGGGCTACGTCAACATGTCCAAATCCCCCACCTACAATACTTCCATCGTCTATGGAAATAAAATTACTGATAAGCTGAAATTCATTACCTCAGCAGTAATCTGGGAACGTTCTACAGCTATAGATCAGATGAGAAATATCTACAACTATGGGCTGAAAGATAAAACGGCTTCTTATTCTATTAACCAGTTTCAGCTTCGTGATTATCTGGCGAACCGTAGAACTTTAGGGTTCAATTTAGGATTGGATTATGAGATAGACAGCAGGAATAAATTATATGCAAAAGGTCTATACAGTCAATATAAAGACGGCCAGTCGGTAAGGGAAACCTATTTCAATTTTGACAGTAAAAATGTGCTGCTTCAGGCCCGCCATGCAGATTATCTTACTGATTTATATTCTATGCAGCTGGGGGGTAATCACCAGGTGGGACAGCGTATGCAGGTGGATTGGTCATTGTCTAAGGCGCGTTCGGAGTTTAAATTTAATTCTCCTGACAATCTTGATCCTTATGAAAGAGGATATCCTATGGTGAATTTCATACAGCCAATGACCTATGGAAATTTATCTGCTGACGGAAGAAAGTATATGGCAATGGATGCGCCGGATGGTATTGGGGATACCGGAAAATATACCCTGCCTTATAACCAGCAGGCTGTCTCAGCAGATAAGCTCAGACTTAACCAGATTATCCTGAGCCAGAACCGCAACAGTGAAACGGATCTCAGAGGGCAGGTTGATATTAAATATAAAATTACCAACAATTTTGAGCTAAAATTCGGAACAAAATATAACAACAAAAATAAAATTGTAAACAGTTCCCTGCTTGTCTGGATGCCTAAATCATCACTGGGAATTCCCGGGGCTCCGGTCACTTATCTGAATCAGCTTGAGCGTGAAAATTTTCCTTATAAAGGTGGTTTCATGAATCCTTTAGGCAATCCTTATAATGCTGTTATCATTGATCAGATTACAAACGGACAGATTGACCAGATGTACAATCCTGCCACACAAAACAGTTTAGGATTGATGCAGGTGAGCAGCAAGGAAAGCAACTCCAATATTACCAGCTCCTACAAAGGTACTGAAAACGTATGGGCAGCTTACCTGATGGGAACCTGGAAAATTTCCGATCAGATCCAGGTATTGGGAGGATTCAGAAATGAATATAATGATGTTACCTTCTGGGGCAAAAAAGTAGTTTCTGATAAAAACAATAAAACGGAAGATATTAAAGACACAAAAACTTACAATGTAGTCCTGCCAATGGTAAATATGAAATGGAATATCAGCAGTGACCGCATTCTGAGAGTGGCTTATACCCGATCTTTTGCAAGACCTGATTTCAATGATCTGAATCCCGGAACTATTGTGAATGATATTACCAATACCATCACCCAGGGAAATACCAAACTTGATCCTACATTTTCAAATAATTTTGATCTTATGTTTGAGAATTATTTCGGAAAACTGGATCTGATAACGGCCGGGGTATTTTATAAGGATATCACCAATCTTATCTATAAAGACCAGTCTGTGGTAGATCTTGCAGGAAGAACCTATACATTCACGGCCCCTAAAAACCTTGAAGGAGCAAAGCTTTTTGGTTTTGAATTCGGGATATCCAAACGTTTTGAAAATCTGCCCGGTTTCCTGAAAAATATTGGCTTTGAAGGAAATTATACATACATCTCTTCCAAAATGAATATGCCAGTCTATGAAAACGGACAGCAGACAGGAACCATGACGACCACTATCCCTAATCAGGCGAAGCATATTTTCAATACCATTCTCTTCTATGAAACGAGTAAGCTGATGATCCGTATAGCCGGAAATTATAAAGGAAACTATGTAAGTGAAATCAGGGCGGCTGCAGGCGCAGACCATTATCAGTATTTTGATAAAAACTTTACGGTAGATCTTTCCACCTCTTATAGCCTTACAAAGAAAGTCCGTCTTTTTATTGAGCTTAATAATATCTTCAATGAACCCAACCGCTATTATATGGGCACTAAGGACCGCGTAGAAAATATTTCTTACTCAGGAATACGCGGACAGCTGGGTTTCAATTTCAATTTTTAA
- a CDS encoding AraC family transcriptional regulator, with protein MLYIIMVVVLQALITLTLLMSLIRNRESVLNMLLLYIGVVTLDMGYEYFIIQRFGYESVLYEIPGSLRVFKGLIFLYITTYLIHAKWRDKLKYLIVPLTLVVIHHAIAISAKMLGLSWADLAISSYKSYFVYYSYYWLASLILCIYLLTKYRKNITHPAAGNFRYLVGYVLLGVLVFWAVYKLGWNTLIYQKIYSLLFLFQFGWILYVYIVTYQHKLQQQNTTSLSVPRETYQYKDLSKIDFKVVQNAIISFYQESHDYLDEEFTLDQLSGRLKISKADLSITFNKHLHSNFHEYTNRHRIQHFKKILQEDPSASVTDLAFQCGFKSKSTFYKYFKMEFDCLPSQLVH; from the coding sequence ATGTTATACATCATTATGGTAGTTGTACTACAGGCACTTATTACTCTTACCCTGCTTATGTCCCTTATCAGAAACAGGGAGTCTGTGCTAAATATGCTGCTTCTTTATATTGGAGTGGTTACATTGGATATGGGATATGAATATTTCATTATTCAAAGGTTTGGCTATGAATCTGTTCTGTATGAAATTCCTGGAAGTCTCCGTGTTTTCAAAGGCCTTATTTTCCTATATATCACAACCTATTTAATTCATGCAAAATGGAGAGATAAACTCAAGTACCTCATTGTTCCGTTAACGCTGGTAGTTATTCATCATGCTATTGCGATCTCTGCAAAGATGCTTGGTCTTTCCTGGGCTGACCTGGCCATCAGTTCCTATAAATCTTATTTTGTTTACTACAGTTACTACTGGCTTGCCAGTCTTATTTTGTGTATTTATTTACTGACAAAATACCGGAAAAATATTACTCATCCTGCAGCAGGTAATTTTCGTTATCTGGTTGGTTATGTATTGCTGGGCGTACTGGTGTTCTGGGCAGTTTACAAACTGGGCTGGAATACTTTGATCTATCAGAAAATCTACAGCCTTCTGTTTCTTTTTCAGTTCGGATGGATTTTGTACGTTTATATTGTAACGTACCAGCACAAGCTGCAGCAGCAAAATACAACCAGTCTTTCTGTTCCCAGAGAAACCTATCAGTATAAAGACCTTTCAAAAATAGATTTTAAAGTGGTACAAAATGCCATTATTTCCTTCTATCAGGAGAGTCATGATTATCTGGATGAGGAGTTTACTTTAGACCAGCTTTCCGGCCGTCTGAAAATAAGCAAGGCAGATTTAAGCATCACCTTTAATAAGCACCTTCATTCCAATTTTCACGAATACACCAACAGACACCGTATTCAGCACTTTAAGAAAATCTTACAGGAGGATCCTTCAGCCAGCGTAACAGATCTTGCGTTTCAATGTGGTTTTAAGTCAAAATCTACCTTTTATAAATATTTTAAAATGGAGTTTGACTGCCTGCCTTCTCAGCTTGTTCATTAG
- a CDS encoding L,D-transpeptidase encodes MKNISVKKSFLYACLFAVSLVSCKKEIEKISDTFKDTVSASDAMEAEKDSVKKDSVPVVKKESVPPVMQENGFYNAFVLPKDKKMRDSVYAEFSKKYSVEERTAILALNRLDSKSKWNADTLVVPAKIDTTLMAYSPFPMQLDVLSGVKKFVIFSYPIQAFAVYSNGSLVKWGPTSMGKKTAQTTRGLTFANWKKKLAISTVSTEWKLPYNFNIHNIGGIGWHEYTLPGYPASHSCLRLLRKDAQWLYSYADTWILNPGGATTKAKGTAVMVFGDYKWGGRKPWRNLLDDPNANNISVEELTKLLEPEVPKMLKEQSNREKVVDSIKAAKAMTVPIQNEKPVESQSN; translated from the coding sequence ATGAAAAACATATCTGTGAAAAAATCCTTTCTTTATGCATGTTTATTCGCTGTTTCTCTTGTTTCATGTAAAAAAGAAATAGAAAAAATAAGCGATACTTTTAAAGATACAGTTTCTGCTTCGGACGCAATGGAGGCAGAAAAAGATTCTGTAAAGAAAGACTCTGTTCCTGTTGTAAAGAAAGAATCTGTTCCTCCTGTAATGCAGGAAAATGGTTTCTATAATGCCTTTGTTCTTCCAAAAGATAAAAAAATGCGGGATTCTGTATATGCAGAATTCAGCAAGAAATATAGTGTAGAAGAACGAACCGCTATTTTAGCTTTAAACAGATTGGATTCTAAAAGCAAATGGAATGCTGACACTTTGGTAGTTCCTGCAAAAATAGATACAACCCTTATGGCGTATTCACCATTTCCTATGCAGCTTGATGTATTAAGCGGGGTGAAAAAGTTTGTCATCTTCTCATATCCTATACAGGCTTTTGCAGTTTATTCCAACGGAAGCCTTGTAAAATGGGGACCTACCAGTATGGGAAAAAAAACCGCTCAGACTACAAGAGGACTTACTTTTGCCAACTGGAAAAAGAAGCTGGCTATTTCTACAGTGAGCACCGAGTGGAAACTTCCCTATAACTTCAATATTCATAATATCGGAGGAATCGGATGGCATGAATATACCCTTCCCGGATATCCTGCTTCGCATTCATGCTTACGATTATTGAGGAAAGATGCCCAATGGCTGTATTCTTATGCAGATACCTGGATTCTGAATCCTGGCGGAGCGACTACCAAAGCAAAAGGTACCGCAGTAATGGTATTCGGAGATTATAAATGGGGCGGAAGAAAGCCATGGAGAAATCTGCTGGATGACCCTAATGCCAATAATATATCTGTTGAAGAACTTACTAAATTACTGGAACCTGAAGTTCCGAAAATGCTGAAAGAACAAAGCAACAGAGAAAAAGTTGTAGATTCTATCAAAGCAGCAAAAGCAATGACGGTACCAATTCAGAATGAAAAACCTGTAGAGTCCCAGTCTAATTAA
- a CDS encoding PDZ domain-containing protein has translation MKFRLLLLGLFLSIFVNAQNSFELVNTKKAVIPFQFINNLIFIPITVNGAELTFLLDTGVSEAILFSLENKELKLSNVEKVKFSGLGGSVSIDGLKSERNIGKIGDEIVNTSMSLYIIIDEEFNISPHVGIPVNGVIGYHFFKDHPIYIDYTSKKITVYENADLLKKKIKRFEEFPITIEKDKPYLYAGVEMTNEKKDSKLLIDLGNSDAIWLFPTLIKNFVYNRPNIDDFLGRGFNGDIYGKRSRIHNFYLGDFKFEKPLTAMPDEFSIQHVNLVENRKGSVGGEIMRRFTVIFDYPNKKLYLKKNRNFDDPFHFNMSGLDFKQDGLEWQEDRLKIETQKSAMVTTEVYKDAFQYKFSLKPIFSITGVRKDSPAYEAGLKKDDKVISINGERTADMTLEKIVELMKSNEGRNITMVIRRKNEELTFRFMLEDPIPYQE, from the coding sequence ATGAAATTTAGATTGCTTTTACTGGGATTATTTCTAAGCATTTTTGTAAATGCCCAGAACTCTTTTGAGTTGGTTAATACCAAAAAAGCAGTTATTCCTTTTCAGTTTATCAACAATCTTATCTTTATCCCGATTACTGTCAACGGTGCAGAGCTCACTTTTCTGCTGGATACGGGAGTTTCAGAAGCTATTCTCTTTAGTCTGGAAAATAAGGAGCTCAAACTGAGCAATGTTGAAAAAGTTAAATTTTCCGGTCTTGGAGGCAGTGTAAGTATTGATGGTTTAAAATCCGAGCGTAATATAGGCAAAATAGGTGATGAGATTGTCAATACCTCCATGTCTCTCTATATTATCATTGATGAAGAATTTAATATTTCGCCACATGTAGGAATTCCTGTCAATGGGGTAATCGGATATCATTTTTTCAAAGACCATCCTATCTATATAGATTATACATCCAAAAAAATAACGGTGTATGAAAATGCAGATCTTTTAAAAAAGAAAATCAAAAGGTTTGAAGAATTTCCAATTACAATTGAAAAGGATAAGCCTTATTTATATGCCGGTGTAGAAATGACGAACGAAAAAAAAGATTCAAAACTGCTGATTGACCTTGGAAACAGTGATGCTATATGGCTTTTCCCTACACTTATTAAAAATTTCGTCTATAACAGACCTAATATTGATGATTTCCTTGGCCGTGGTTTCAACGGAGATATTTATGGAAAAAGAAGCCGTATTCATAATTTTTACCTTGGAGATTTTAAATTCGAAAAGCCGCTTACCGCTATGCCGGATGAATTTTCTATCCAGCATGTCAATTTAGTAGAAAACAGAAAAGGGTCTGTAGGTGGAGAAATAATGCGTCGTTTTACGGTTATTTTTGATTATCCCAATAAAAAACTGTATCTTAAGAAAAACAGAAATTTTGACGATCCTTTTCATTTTAATATGAGCGGACTGGACTTCAAACAGGACGGTCTGGAATGGCAGGAAGACAGATTAAAAATCGAAACCCAAAAATCTGCTATGGTTACAACTGAAGTGTATAAAGATGCTTTTCAATATAAATTCAGTTTAAAACCTATATTTTCCATTACAGGAGTAAGAAAAGATTCCCCGGCATATGAAGCTGGTCTGAAAAAGGACGACAAAGTTATTAGCATCAATGGAGAAAGAACAGCGGATATGACACTTGAAAAAATAGTAGAATTAATGAAATCCAATGAAGGACGGAATATTACTATGGTCATTCGAAGAAAAAATGAAGAGCTGACATTCCGCTTCATGCTTGAAGACCCAATTCCTTATCAAGAATAA
- a CDS encoding alpha/beta hydrolase, which produces MNLDYLVREPENITPNTPILFMLHGYGSNEQDLFSFRETLPSDWIIVSFRAPHDTQFEGYSWYDINFNDPENFINVSQAKESLNAVLESILKIINHYGLMESKAHLCGFSQGGILCYALALQHPELFNRVACLSSYPEEKILDGIVKDKKKLEGLRFFISHGTDDAVIPLEWGRKAADLLYDLSCYFSFREYMSGHGVNQKNYMDLMDFFSK; this is translated from the coding sequence ATGAATTTAGATTATCTAGTAAGGGAGCCGGAAAATATTACACCCAACACCCCTATTCTTTTTATGCTTCATGGCTATGGCAGTAATGAGCAGGATCTTTTCAGTTTCAGGGAGACACTTCCCTCCGACTGGATCATTGTCAGTTTCAGAGCTCCGCATGATACTCAATTTGAAGGATATTCTTGGTATGACATCAATTTTAACGATCCTGAAAACTTTATCAATGTTTCCCAGGCAAAAGAATCTCTCAATGCGGTTCTGGAAAGTATACTGAAAATCATCAATCATTACGGACTGATGGAAAGCAAAGCTCATTTATGTGGATTCAGCCAGGGAGGTATACTATGTTATGCTTTGGCCTTACAACATCCTGAACTTTTCAACCGTGTTGCCTGCCTGAGCAGCTATCCCGAGGAAAAAATCCTTGACGGTATTGTGAAAGACAAAAAGAAGCTGGAAGGGCTTCGTTTCTTTATTTCTCATGGTACTGATGACGCTGTGATTCCATTGGAATGGGGAAGAAAGGCTGCAGACCTCCTTTATGATCTTAGCTGTTATTTCTCTTTCAGAGAATATATGAGCGGACATGGCGTGAACCAGAAAAATTATATGGATCTGATGGATTTCTTTTCCAAATAA